A region of Triplophysa dalaica isolate WHDGS20190420 chromosome 20, ASM1584641v1, whole genome shotgun sequence DNA encodes the following proteins:
- the LOC130409507 gene encoding uncharacterized protein LOC130409507 isoform X2, translating to MPRAGPGRIIAWILMCQIVEVRGAVIGDEIVKVKEGDTVDKIVDISGLKLVHIRVLHKCETWKIVFLYCSPGEEKEGCLNTTSPRISVHITDEKVSIALHDVTTSDSGSYIFEANGDEGMEAKRKRFQVVVEPLELNRITKHPPLTPTDTSINYITLVVVLCTLVAVGLLCFISYKLSLYIKQNKLEPHHHSSVQSSDCEDEASDDSITTGDKKTAMNHETSSQPSQHHNLLRPSQPSRHIRIPVTNTFSQFSQNLVLL from the exons ATGCCCAGGGCCGGCCCTGGCAGGATCATTGCGTGGATCTTGATGTGCCAGATCGTCGAAGTAAGAG GTGCTGTGATTGGCGATGAGATTGTGAAGGTAAAAGAAGGCGACACAGTGGATAAAATCGTCGACATCTCTGGACTGAAACTCGTCCATATCCGGGTGTTACATAAGTGCGAAACGTGGAAAATTGTCTTCCTTTACTGTTCCCCTGGTGAAGAGAAAGAGGGCTGTTTAAACACCACATCCCCCCGAATCTCTGTCCATATCACAGATGAAAAAGTTTCTATAGCTCTTCATGATGTTACCACCAGTGACTCTGGATCTTACATTTTTGAGGCTAATGGAGATGAAGGAATGGAGGCCAAGAGGAAGCGATTCCAGGTTGTTGTCG AACCATTGGAACTTAATAGAATCACGAAACATCCACCTCTTACCCCAACAGACACCTCTATCAATTACATCACACTTGTTGTCGTACTATGCACCCTCGTAGCTGTTGGCctgctttgtttcatttcttatAAATTATCTCTATATATTAAACAG AATAAACTAGAACCACACCATCATTCATCTGTCCAGTCTTCAGATTGTGAAGATGAAGCATCTGATGACTCCATCACAACAGGTGACAAAAAAACTGCAATGAACCATGAAACGAGCTCCCAACCTTCACAACACCACAATCTGCTGAGACCATCACAACCTTCAAGACACATCAGAATCCCTGTtacaaacactttctctcaattTTCACAAAATTTAGTTCTACTGTAG
- the LOC130409507 gene encoding uncharacterized protein LOC130409507 isoform X1: MPRAGPGRIIAWILMCQIVEVRGAVIGDEIVKVKEGDTVDKIVDISGLKLVHIRVLHKCETWKIVFLYCSPGEEKEGCLNTTSPRISVHITDEKVSIALHDVTTSDSGSYIFEANGDEGMEAKRKRFQVVVEPLELNRITKHPPLTPTDTSINYITLVVVLCTLVAVGLLCFISYKLSLYIKQRLQNKLEPHHHSSVQSSDCEDEASDDSITTGDKKTAMNHETSSQPSQHHNLLRPSQPSRHIRIPVTNTFSQFSQNLVLL; the protein is encoded by the exons ATGCCCAGGGCCGGCCCTGGCAGGATCATTGCGTGGATCTTGATGTGCCAGATCGTCGAAGTAAGAG GTGCTGTGATTGGCGATGAGATTGTGAAGGTAAAAGAAGGCGACACAGTGGATAAAATCGTCGACATCTCTGGACTGAAACTCGTCCATATCCGGGTGTTACATAAGTGCGAAACGTGGAAAATTGTCTTCCTTTACTGTTCCCCTGGTGAAGAGAAAGAGGGCTGTTTAAACACCACATCCCCCCGAATCTCTGTCCATATCACAGATGAAAAAGTTTCTATAGCTCTTCATGATGTTACCACCAGTGACTCTGGATCTTACATTTTTGAGGCTAATGGAGATGAAGGAATGGAGGCCAAGAGGAAGCGATTCCAGGTTGTTGTCG AACCATTGGAACTTAATAGAATCACGAAACATCCACCTCTTACCCCAACAGACACCTCTATCAATTACATCACACTTGTTGTCGTACTATGCACCCTCGTAGCTGTTGGCctgctttgtttcatttcttatAAATTATCTCTATATATTAAACAG cggTTGCAGAATAAACTAGAACCACACCATCATTCATCTGTCCAGTCTTCAGATTGTGAAGATGAAGCATCTGATGACTCCATCACAACAGGTGACAAAAAAACTGCAATGAACCATGAAACGAGCTCCCAACCTTCACAACACCACAATCTGCTGAGACCATCACAACCTTCAAGACACATCAGAATCCCTGTtacaaacactttctctcaattTTCACAAAATTTAGTTCTACTGTAG
- the LOC130408756 gene encoding gastrula zinc finger protein XlCGF8.2DB-like, whose amino-acid sequence MSMMMVQVDVMCCKSVGTDLSMLDIDDLMTEICQLKKEVKLLETKLRERDQLNRKDVCGVSLCDFTDQTSPDLLLSVCNEEQKTSLKLLDCEMELKTQIKEEQTDEDDVFYSDLMEVKEEKSEPNVMEKTHFKTEEESLSCLNSDDFSPQKSQSATVKYSCTWPQCGKIFTYYYNLEKHLTIHSRERSCICYQCGKTFRREYHLKRHMRIHTGEKPYKCEQCGKNFIRKEDLNSHMKVHTGEKPYKCHQCGKIFFYIYDLEKHITIHSTERSYKCYQCGTTFRREYHLKRHIKIHTGEKPYKCEQCGKNFIRKEDLTSHKRVHTGEKPYICEQCGKSFAWTVNLKEHLLLHSGVKFQCEQCNKTFISANNLRRHMKLHVWDG is encoded by the exons ATGTCCATGATGATGGTGCAGGTGGAtgtgatgtgctgtaaatcagtagGAACTGATCTGTCTatgctggatattgatgatttgatgacagaaatctgtcagctgaagaaagaggtgaagttaCTGGAGACAaaactcagagagagagaccaactCAACAGAAAG GATGTATGTGGTGTTTCTCTCTGTGACTTCACTGATCAAACATCTCCAGATCTTCTGCTTTCTGTCTGTAATGAAGAGCAGAAGACATCATTGAAGCTGCTGGACTGTGAGATGGAGCTGAAGACACAAATCAAAGAAGAACAAACAGATGAAGATGATGTATTTTATTCAG ACCTGATGGAAGTGAAGGAGGAGAAATCAGAACCAAATGTAATGGAGAAAACTCATTTCAAAACTGAAGAAGAATCTCTGAGCTGCTTAAACAGTGATGATTTCTCACCCCAAAAGTCTCAAAGTGCAACAGTCAAATATTCTTGTACATggcctcagtgtggaaagatcTTTACTTATTACTACAACCTTGAAAAGCACCTCACAATTCACTCTAGAGAACGATCTTGCATATGttatcagtgtggaaagaccttCCGTCGTGAATACCACCTTAAGaggcacatgagaattcacactggagaaaagccttATAAATGTGAGCAGTGTGGAAAAAACTTCATTCGTAAAGAAGACCTTAATTCGCACATGaaagttcacactggagaaaagccttACAAATGTCATCAGTgtggaaagatttttttttatatctatgACCTTGAAAAGCACATAACAATTCACTCTACAGAACGTTCTTACAAATGTTATCAGTGTGGAACGACCTTCCGTCGTGAATACCATCTTAAGAGGCACATTAAAatacacactggagaaaagccttATAAATGTGAGCAGTGTGGAAAAAACTTCATTCGTAAAGAAGACCTTACTTCGCACaagagagttcacactggagaaaagccgtACATTTGTGAGcaatgtggaaagagttttgcATGGACAGTGAATCTGAAAGAGCATCTTCTCCTACATTCTGGAGTAAAATTTCAGTGTGAACAgtgcaataaaacatttatttcagcaAATAACCTGAGACGACATATGAAGCTTCATGTCTGGGATGGCTGA
- the LOC130408757 gene encoding zinc finger protein 675-like isoform X1 — MSVMMVQVDVMCCKSVGTDLSMLDIDDLMTEICQLKKEVKLLETKLRERDQLNRKDVCGVSLCDFTNQTSPDLPLSVCNEEQKTSVKLLDCEMELKTQITEAEVQTEKDLMKVKTEMTESGQQTDGCDMMYPDLMEVKEERLEPNEIEEHHQFFPIGESLGSWEVAKNFSLKNSGRAADKDSRACPQCGKSFTRKSDLNKHIRSHTGERPYACEQCGMTYIHKHHLNRHIQMHIGERSFKCDQCGKTFVRKDNLNVHKEVHTKPYRCDLCGKCFLYQHILQAHMRRHPGEKAFNCTSCGQSFKQSKHLETHRKKCWKVHPHETVQIRRSLRVTSDGICL, encoded by the exons ATGTCTGTCATGATGGTGCAGGTGGAtgtgatgtgctgtaaatcagtagGAACTGATCTGTCTatgctggatattgatgatttgatgacagaaatctgtcagctgaagaaagaggtgaagttaCTGGAGACAaaactcagagagagagaccaactCAACAGAAAG GATGTCTGTGGTGTTTCTCTCTGTGACTTCACTAATCAAACGTCTCCAGATCTTCCACTTTCTGTCTGTAATGAAGAGCAGAAGACATCAGTGAAGCTGCTGGACTGTGAGATGGAGCTGAAGACACAAATCACAGAAGCAGAAGTACAGACAGAAAAAG ATCTCATGAAGGTGAAAACAGAAATGACAGAATCAGGACAACAAACAGATGGATGTGATATGATGTATCCAG aCCTGATGGAGGTGAAGGAGGAAAGATTGGAACCAAATGAAATAGAGGAACACCATCAATTCTTCCCTATAGGAGAATCTCTGGGTAGCTGGGAGGTTGCGAAGAATTTCTCCTTAAAAAACTCTGGGAGAGCAGCAGACAAAGATTCACGTGCctgccctcagtgtggaaagagcttcACTCGTAAATCTGATCTTAATAAGCACATAAGAAGTCACACTGGAGAACGGCCTTACGCATGTGAGCAGTGTGGAATGACCTACATTCATAAACACCACCTCAACAGGCACATACAAATGCACATCGGAGAAAGATCTTTTAAATGTGACCAGTGTGGAAAGACCTTTGTTCGTAAAGACAACCTTAATGTGCACAAGGAAGTTCATACAAAGCCTTACAGGTGTGACCTGTGTGGAAAGTGCTTCTTGTATCAACACATCCTTCAGGCTCACATGAGACGTCACCCAGGAGAGAAAGCTTTCAACTGCACCTCATGTGGACAGagttttaaacaatcaaaacatcTTGAGACTCACAGGAAGAAGTGCTGGAAAGTTCATCCACATGAAACTGTTCAGATCAGAAGATCCCTGAGAGTTACAAGTGACGGAATTTGTCTTTGA
- the LOC130408757 gene encoding zinc finger protein 675-like isoform X2 translates to MCCKSVGTDLSMLDIDDLMTEICQLKKEVKLLETKLRERDQLNRKDVCGVSLCDFTNQTSPDLPLSVCNEEQKTSVKLLDCEMELKTQITEAEVQTEKDLMKVKTEMTESGQQTDGCDMMYPDLMEVKEERLEPNEIEEHHQFFPIGESLGSWEVAKNFSLKNSGRAADKDSRACPQCGKSFTRKSDLNKHIRSHTGERPYACEQCGMTYIHKHHLNRHIQMHIGERSFKCDQCGKTFVRKDNLNVHKEVHTKPYRCDLCGKCFLYQHILQAHMRRHPGEKAFNCTSCGQSFKQSKHLETHRKKCWKVHPHETVQIRRSLRVTSDGICL, encoded by the exons atgtgctgtaaatcagtagGAACTGATCTGTCTatgctggatattgatgatttgatgacagaaatctgtcagctgaagaaagaggtgaagttaCTGGAGACAaaactcagagagagagaccaactCAACAGAAAG GATGTCTGTGGTGTTTCTCTCTGTGACTTCACTAATCAAACGTCTCCAGATCTTCCACTTTCTGTCTGTAATGAAGAGCAGAAGACATCAGTGAAGCTGCTGGACTGTGAGATGGAGCTGAAGACACAAATCACAGAAGCAGAAGTACAGACAGAAAAAG ATCTCATGAAGGTGAAAACAGAAATGACAGAATCAGGACAACAAACAGATGGATGTGATATGATGTATCCAG aCCTGATGGAGGTGAAGGAGGAAAGATTGGAACCAAATGAAATAGAGGAACACCATCAATTCTTCCCTATAGGAGAATCTCTGGGTAGCTGGGAGGTTGCGAAGAATTTCTCCTTAAAAAACTCTGGGAGAGCAGCAGACAAAGATTCACGTGCctgccctcagtgtggaaagagcttcACTCGTAAATCTGATCTTAATAAGCACATAAGAAGTCACACTGGAGAACGGCCTTACGCATGTGAGCAGTGTGGAATGACCTACATTCATAAACACCACCTCAACAGGCACATACAAATGCACATCGGAGAAAGATCTTTTAAATGTGACCAGTGTGGAAAGACCTTTGTTCGTAAAGACAACCTTAATGTGCACAAGGAAGTTCATACAAAGCCTTACAGGTGTGACCTGTGTGGAAAGTGCTTCTTGTATCAACACATCCTTCAGGCTCACATGAGACGTCACCCAGGAGAGAAAGCTTTCAACTGCACCTCATGTGGACAGagttttaaacaatcaaaacatcTTGAGACTCACAGGAAGAAGTGCTGGAAAGTTCATCCACATGAAACTGTTCAGATCAGAAGATCCCTGAGAGTTACAAGTGACGGAATTTGTCTTTGA
- the LOC130409592 gene encoding zinc finger protein 91-like encodes MSVMMVQVDVMCCKSVGTDLSMLDIDDLMTEICQLKKEVKLLETKLRERDQLNRKDVCGVSLCDFTDQTSPDLLLSVCNEEQKTSVKLPDCEMELKTQIKEEQTDEDDVFYSDLMEEESSELNEIEEKSHHLKIGEESEQKFSPKNSPIAKDKQSSSCPQCGKIFNHKSKLTRHMRIHTGERPYTCDQCGKTFISNCHLKRHLKIHIKERSYRCDQCGRTFTCKVHLKDHMRDHTGEKPYGCHLCGMMFFHKAMLQAHMRRHTEEKSHHSSSSINDVCGVSLCDFTDQTSPDLLLSVCNEEQKTSVKLLDCEMELKTQIKEEQTDEDDVIYANLMKVKEESSGMNEMEEKPHHLIIEEESLSCLNTDQNFTSNIRQIATDKQSPSCPQCGKIFAHKSKLTRHMRIHTGERPYICDQCGMTFTSNFHLKRHMNIHTGERSYRCDQCGRTFTRKDHLKDHMREHNGEKSHHCSSCGRSFKDSTCLETHRKKCYKLYPHETIRRSLRFSGKTCKNYFDEESMSVMMVQVDVMCCKSDVCGVSLCDFTDQTSPDLLLSVCNEEQKRSVKLLDCEMELKTQITEAEVQTEKDLMKVKTEMTESGQQTDGCDMMYPGESLGSWEVAKNFSLKNSGRAADKDSSACPQCGKSFTRKSDLNKHIRSHTGERPYACEQCGMTYIHKHHLNRHIQMHIGERSFKCDQYGKTFVRKDNLNVHKEVHTKPYRCDLCGKCFLYQHILQAHMRRHPGEKAFNCTSCGQSFKQSKHLETHRKKCWKVHPHETVQIRRSLRVTIQQVAQTQHVSQKTAREEQLAASTAMSVMMVQVDVMCCKSVGTDLSMLDIDDLMTEICQLKKEVKLLETKLRERDQLNRKDVCGVSLCDFTDQTSPDLLLSVCNEEQKTSVKLLDCAMELKTEITEKQTDEDDVIYSDLMEEESSESKEMEEKPHHLIIVAETEQNFTSKNSQIATDEQSPSCPQCGKIFTRKSTLSRHMRIHTGERPYTCDQCGMTFTSNCHLKRHMKIHTGERSYRCDQCGRTFTRKDHLKDHMRLHNGEQSHHCSSCGQSFKDSTRLETHRKFCQESQVHLRESVRIRRSLRSSEDVCGVSLCDFTDQTSPDLLLSVCNEEQKTSVKLLDCEMELKTQIKEEQTDEDDVIYSNLMEVKEESSEPNEIEEKPHHLITGVESVSCSNTETNFPQTKSQITTDKQSSSCPHCGKIFAHKSKLTRHMRIHTGERPYTCDQCGMTFTSNFHLKRHMNIHTGERSYRCEQCGRTFTRKDHLKDHMRLHNGEKSHHCSSCGRSFKDSTRLETHRKKCYKLYPHETIRRSLRFSGKTCKNYL; translated from the exons atgtcCGTCATGATGGTGCAGGTGGAtgtgatgtgctgtaaatcagtagGAACTGATCTGTCTatgctggatattgatgatttgatgacagaaatctgtcagctgaagaaagaggtgaagttaCTGGAGACAaaactcagagagagagaccaactCAACAGAAAG GATGTATGTGGTGTTTCTCTCTGTGACTTCACTGATCAAACATCTCCAGATCTTCTGCTTTCTGTCTGTAATGAAGAGCAGAAGACATCAGTGAAGCTGCCTGACTGTGAGATGGAGCTGAAGACACAAATCAAAGAAGAACAAACAGATGAAGATGATGTATTTTATTCAG ACCTGATGGAGGAGGAAAGTTCAGAATTGAATGAAATTGAGGAAAAAAGTCATCATCTCAAAATTGGAGAAGAATCGGAACAGAAATTCTCACCAAAAAATAGTCCGATAGCAAAAGACAAACAATCTTCCTCctgccctcagtgtggaaagatcTTCAATCATAAATCCAAACTTACTaggcacatgagaattcacactggagaacgGCCGTACACATgtgatcagtgtggaaagaccttTATTAGTAACTGCCACCTTAAGAGACATTTAAAAATTCACATCAAAGAAAGATCTTATAGATGTGACCAGTGTGGAAGGACCTTTACTTGTAAAGTCCACCTTAAAGACCACATGAGAgatcacactggagaaaaaccttacGGATGTCATCTGTGTGGAATGATGTTCTTTCATAAAGCCATGCTTCAAGCTCACATGAGACGTCACACAGAAGAGAAATCTCACCACTCCTCCTCATCTATAAAT GATGTATGTGGTGTTTCTCTCTGTGACTTCACTGATCAAACATCTCCAGATCTTCTGCTTTCTGTCTGTAATGAAGAGCAGAAGACATCAGTGAAGCTGCTGGACTGTGAGATGGAGCTGAAGACACAAATCAAAGAAGAACAAACAGATGAAGATGATGTGATTTATGCTA ACCTGATGAAGGTGAAGGAGGAAAGTTCAGGAATGAATGAAATGGAGGAAAaacctcatcatctcataattGAAGAAGAATCTCTGAGCTGCTTGAACACTGATCAAAATTTCACATCAAACATTAGACAGATTGCAACAGACAAACAATCTCCCTCctgccctcagtgtggaaagatcTTCGCTCATAAATCCAAACTTACTaggcacatgagaattcacactggagaacgGCCGTACATATGTGATCAGTGTGGGATGACCTTCACTAGTAACTTCCACCTTAAGCGACACATGAATATCCACACTGGAGAAAGATCTTATAGATGTGACCAGTGTGGAAGGACCTTTACTCGTAAAGACCACCTTAAAGACCACATGAGAGAACACAATGGAGAGAAATCTCACCACTGCTCCTCATGTGGACGGAGTTTTAAAGATTCGACATGTCTTGAGACTCACAGGAAGAAGTGTTATAAACTTTATCCACATGAAACTATCAGAAGATCCCTGAGATTTTCGGGAAAAACGtgtaaaaattattt TGATGAAGAAAGT atgtcCGTCATGATGGTGCAGGTGGAtgtgatgtgctgtaaatca GATGTCTGTGGTGTTTCTCTCTGTGACTTCACTGATCAAACATCTCCAGATCTTCTGCTTTCTGTCTGTAATGAAGAGCAGAAGAGATCAGTGAAGCTGCTGGACTGTGAGATGGAGctgaaaacacaaatcacaGAAGCGGAAGTACAGACAGAAAAAG ATCTGATGAAGGTGAAAACAGAAATGACAGAATCAGGACAACAAACAGATGGATGTGATATGATGTATCCAG GAGAATCTCTGGGTAGCTGGGAGGTTGCGAAGAATTTCTCCTTAAAAAACTCTGGGAGAGCAGCAGACAAAGATTCAAGTGCctgccctcagtgtggaaagagcttcACTCGTAAATCTGATCTTAATAAGCACATAAGAAGTCACACTGGAGAACGGCCTTACGCATGTGAGCAGTGTGGAATGACCTACATTCATAAACACCACCTCAACAGGCACATACAAATGCACATCGGAGAAAGATCTTTTAAATGTGACCAGTATGGAAAGACCTTTGTTCGTAAAGACAACCTTAATGTGCACAAGGAAGTTCATACAAAGCCTTACAGGTGTGACCTGTGTGGAAAGTGCTTCTTGTATCAACACATCCTTCAGGCTCACATGAGACGTCACCCAGGAGAGAAAGCTTTCAACTGCACCTCATGTGGACAGagttttaaacaatcaaaacatcTTGAGACTCACAGGAAGAAGTGCTGGAAAGTTCATCCACATGAAACTGTTCAGATCAGAAGATCCCTGAGAGTTACAA TCCAGCAGGTGGCGCAAACGCAGCACGTGTCACAGAAAACAGCGCGCGAAGAGCAACTCGCAGCTTCAACAGCT ATGTCTGTCATGATGGTGCAGGTGGAtgtgatgtgctgtaaatcagtagGAACTGATCTGTCTatgctggatattgatgatttgatgacagaaatctgtcagctgaagaaagaggtgaagttaCTGGAGACAaaactcagagagagagaccaactCAACAGAAAG GATGTATGTGGTGTTTCTCTCTGTGACTTCACTGATCAAACATCTCCAGATCTTCTGCTTTCTGTCTGTAATGAAGAGCAGAAGACATCAGTGAAGCTGCTGGACTGTGCGATGGAGCTGAAGacagaaatcacagaaaaacaaacagatgaagATGATGTGATTTATTCAG ACCTGATGGAGGAGGAAAGTTCAGAATCGAAGGAAATGGAGGAAAaacctcatcatctcataattGTAGCAGAAACTGAACAAAATTTCACATCAAAAAATAGTCAGATAGCAACAGACGAACAATCTCCCTCctgccctcagtgtggaaagatcTTCACTCGTAAATCCACACTTAGTaggcacatgagaattcacactggagaacgACCGTACACATGTGATCAGTGTGGGATGACCTTCACTAGTAACTGCCACCTTAAgagacacatgaaaattcacactggagaaagaTCTTATAGATGTGACCAGTGTGGAAGGACCTTTACTCGTAAAGACCACCTTAAAGACCACATGAGACTTCACAATGGAGAGCAATCTCACCACTGCTCCTCATGTGGACAGAGTTTTAAAGATTCAACACGTCTTGAGACTCACAGAAAGTTTTGTCAAGAGAGCCAAGTTCATCTACGTGAAAGCGTTCGGATAAGAAGATCCCTGAGATCTTCTGAA GATGTATGTGGTGTTTCTCTCTGTGACTTCACTGATCAAACATCTCCAGATCTTCTGCTTTCTGTCTGTAATGAAGAGCAGAAGACATCAGTGAAGCTGCTGGACTGTGAGATGGAGCTGAAGACACAAATCAAAGAAGAACAAACAGATGAAGATGATGTGATTTATTCTA ACCTAATGGAGGTGAAAGAGGAAAGTTCAGAACCAAATGAAATTGAGGAAAaacctcatcatctcataactgGAGTAGAATCTGTGAGCTGCTCGAACACGGAGACGAATTTCCCACAAACAAAATCTCAAATAACAACAGACAAACAATCTTCCTCCTGCCCTCACTGTGGAAAGATCTTCGCTCATAAATCCAAACTTACTaggcacatgagaattcacactggagaacgGCCGTACACATGTGATCAGTGTGGGATGACCTTCACTAGTAACTTCCACCTTAAGAGACACATGAatattcacactggagaaagaTCTTATAGATGTGAGCAGTGTGGAAGGACCTTTACTCGTAAAGACCACCTTAAAGACCACATGAGACTTCACAATGGAGAGAAATCTCACCACTGCTCCTCATGTGGACGGAGTTTTAAAGATTCGACACGTCTTGAGACTCACAGGAAGAAGTGTTATAAACTTTATCCACATGAAACTATCAGAAGATCCCTGAGATTTTCTGGAAAAACGtgtaaaaattatttgtga
- the LOC130409650 gene encoding gastrula zinc finger protein XlCGF49.1-like codes for MELKTQITEAEVQTEKDLMKVKTEMTESGQQTDGCDMMYPGESLGSWEVAKNFSLKNSGRAADKDSSACPQCGKSFTRKSDLNKHIRSHTGERPYACEQCGMTYIHKHHLNRHIQMHIGERSFKCDQYGKTFVRKDNLNVHKEVHTKPYRCDLCGKCFLYQHILQAHMRRHPGEKAFNCTSCGQSFKQSKHLETHRKKCWKVHPHETVQIRRSLRVTSDGICL; via the exons ATGGAGctgaaaacacaaatcacaGAAGCGGAAGTACAGACAGAAAAAG ATCTGATGAAGGTGAAAACAGAAATGACAGAATCAGGACAACAAACAGATGGATGTGATATGATGTATCCAG GAGAATCTCTGGGTAGCTGGGAGGTTGCGAAGAATTTCTCCTTAAAAAACTCTGGGAGAGCAGCAGACAAAGATTCAAGTGCctgccctcagtgtggaaagagcttcACTCGTAAATCTGATCTTAATAAGCACATAAGAAGTCACACTGGAGAACGGCCTTACGCATGTGAGCAGTGTGGAATGACCTACATTCATAAACACCACCTCAACAGGCACATACAAATGCACATCGGAGAAAGATCTTTTAAATGTGACCAGTATGGAAAGACCTTTGTTCGTAAAGACAACCTTAATGTGCACAAGGAAGTTCATACAAAGCCTTACAGGTGTGACCTGTGTGGAAAGTGCTTCTTGTATCAACACATCCTTCAGGCTCACATGAGACGTCACCCAGGAGAGAAAGCTTTCAACTGCACCTCATGTGGACAGagttttaaacaatcaaaacatcTTGAGACTCACAGGAAGAAGTGCTGGAAAGTTCATCCACATGAAACTGTTCAGATCAGAAGATCCCTGAGAGTTACAAGTGACGGAATTTGTCTTTGA